In Pyxicephalus adspersus chromosome 10, UCB_Pads_2.0, whole genome shotgun sequence, the DNA window tctgacctggtagaaatatattcccctagctgctctcttcgctcctccaatcacctactaatgacttcctcactcataacctcatcacacgtatggctctaagacttttctagcactgccccaactctctggaatggtctttcgcctcctatttggcttgctcctactttctgctcatttaaaagtaaaCTCAAAAGCCATGtgttcaaacttgcctacctgtctttatCTGTCTCTTGGAACCCTCACTACTTCACCCCCACTACCCACCACTctaaatctcccctcctattgtgtgttacttcccccacctcctagattgtaagctcttctgggcaggatcctctcctcctgtgtcactgtctgtatgtgtctttAATttacaacccatatttattgtacagcactgcatactatgttggcactatatatgcTATGATATAATGCTGAGATAGCCAGCACATGTCCTGAATTTTTTATCTCCATCAGGATAAGTGTGATAGTTACCATGTACAAAGAGCCAATGTTCCGCTTTTCCCAGAATCCCATTCTTCCCATAGACAGAGCAGACCCAGGTCCCAGAGTCTTCTCTGCGGACAGCAGGTAGGTCCAATATGGCTCCCCTTCTCTTGTCCTGATGCACCGTGGAGTTTAAAGGGCTTGTCCATTCATACCGCTCACCTTCAGCTACACCAGTGATGTTACAGACCAGTCTCAGGGAGGAGCCCTCCTTGGTAAAGATATGTCCTAAAGAAAATACTGCATGGAACAGAGAAGGTATCATTTAAATATTGCCCACCATGTAGCAATTGtttccaactaaaaaaaaaaaagtctggtgaGATTCAAAAAATTAGAGGTAAAGATCCATATCTTTCTTCTAAAGGCTTGTGAACCAAGTTTTGGACATGaactatttctttttataaaatactagACATGAATTTTTGCTCAAAGATGACAGGTTTACCAATTTCAGCCTGCAGGTGGCGGCATTAGATTTTAAAAATTCCATAATTATAATTTGTGGTTTAGCTGTAAAATTTTATCCTAATTGCTGATTCTACTCTGTTTCTGCTGGGAGTTTCGATTGTTCCTGTCCACCTTTGGGTGTATCAGCTCTTGTTGtttctccaaaatataaaaatctgataATGGCCACAGCTTTCACAGAGACCCAAGAACTTTATATACATGGACCTGCAGAGCTTTTACATGCttgttaaatgcttgtttatttaGCAACAACCTTGGCATTACCTAAAGTAACAAAGTAATGCATGTTTTAAAGGTTTAGGACAGACTTGCATGGAAGTTATGccattctggcccagccaatcaagatggccaaagatcccaaatctGGGTCTGGTCAAAATGTCTGTGCCAGTGAAGGAATAAAGGGAGGtgattttagataaaaaatgatgaacgggcaggtaagttttatttttttggagaagggacatagtctgctgacatttttttcatttttaggtttagttcatCTTTAGGAGAAACTAAGGTGATAAAAAGGATTAAATTATGATTATTTGTTTTACCTAACTTTAGGATTGCTTTATCTGAAATCATATGCAGATGAAAGCTCATTCCATTGATACAGAGTAGATAAACAAGTAACagtgttactttgtatctctaaATCACATATAGCAGTGGTTGTATTTACACGGCAATTCCTAGCTGTCATTTTTAGATCCAAGAATTGCAAGAAAATACAGGCTGTAATAAAAAGGTGAGTAGAAGGACCGGGGCCACCACTTATTAAATTATAACTTAGTTAAACATAAGATGTTAGTTTAAAAAGCTCTGCTTAGGCAAATATTGTGCATGTTGTAAAGCACATTGAGCAAGATCCACGAGTTGATAGACAAAAACGTGCCATGCTAATAAATTGGTCCagtcatttattttatcataaacaAAGGGTAACAGTGTTGGCAGTGCAAAGTTTTTACCTATTAGCAGTTTCTTTAGAAGACATGGAAATGTTACTCCTGGGCCCAACCCATTCTCCACTCTTTTAACTCTGAAGAACAGGGGACTTTGCAACCCTTGAAATGTGTTGCCTTGTTACCTTGGATTTTAAATGTTAGACCTGCAAAACATGTTAGCTTGTTTCcttggattttatttattatacccctgaaacgtgttggcttaGTACCTTggattttttcctattaaaaccCTGAAACGTGTTTGCTTGTtacccaggtatttttttttttcatccctaaATTTGTTGGCTTGGTACTttggaatttatttattatgcccCTGAAACATGTTAACTTGGTACCTTGGATTTTATCTAATAAAGCCCCGAAGCATGTTGTCTTGATCCCTTGGACTTTATTTCTTATGCCCCCAAAACGTGTTGGCTTAGTACCATAGATTTTCTCTATTAAAGCCCAGAAATGTGTTAGCttggattttatatattttaccccCAAATGTGTTGGCTTGTTACTTTAGATTTTAATTACTATACCCCCAAAATGTGTTGACTTGGTACTTTGGATTTTATCAATAAAAGCCCCGAAACGTGTTGGCttggatttgtatttattatacccTGAAACATGTTGACTTGGATTTCTATTTACTAtaccctgaaacgtgttggcttgTAActtagattattttttatttcatcccTAAATGTGTTGGCTTGCCACTTTAGATTTTAATTATAATACCCCCAAAACGTGTTGGCTTACTACATTGGATTTTATTTGTTATACTCCACAAATATGCTAGCTTGTTAGcttggtttttattattatacccctgaaacatgttggattgttacttttttatttatttattacataagtATTTCTTTAAGTTAAAACTTTTGGTGTGGCACTCTTGTCTCCTCTTGTAATTATACCCTGACAGAGGTTATATAATTTCCCTACTCCTACTACCTAAAATGCTCTGctatagatatactttatttttaaaaagttacagtaaATCACATTACCTTGTATAAGCTTTAGGGTGATGTGCCTGGTCATCCGCTGATCCCTATAGGTGACATCACATCTGTATGTTCCGGCATCCTCCTGGGTCACATGACTGAGTGTCAGAATTTGGCTGTCACCTTTGATGGGGTTGGTGGCTTTGCTCCATTGCACACTTAGGGAGCCCTCTATAGAGACTTCAGTGACATTGCAGGGGAGCTCTACCTGAGAGCCGACAGAGGCGTACAGGGAGAGATGGGGCGGCCCGGACATACCTGATGGAGGCAAATACAAGtcataaataaggaaaaaaatctataatggGTCAGTTTCCTATTATGTTTATAGGTTTTGaacctttgggttttttttgtatacactttttgttttagaaacattTCATTAACTGAATACATTTATTGACACAAGAGCCGCATGGGTATATTAAAGAGATACCAGGCAGATGATGAAGCCAGCTATACCCTGTGAGTAGAATTAAGCAAATTGCAGTCACATGATACCTTTTCCCGGTGCAGTGTATGAGGGCGGGGCTTAGGTATGCTAAGAGAGGGAGTGACGTTAACCAATGAACACACACCGGCCTATTTAATAAAGATAAGAAGAATTTGGAGatttgagcaatttttttttttttttcaaactgtttggGAATTCATCTTAAACCTGACAATAAATTCAGCAGGACTTACTGAGTACTCTGAGCGTCACACTCGCTCTTACATCATCTATTTCACAGGTCCATTCGCCTTGGTCTTCTCTAGTGAGCTTGTGAATGTTCAGAGTAGGACCAGATTTCGAAATTCTGTTGAATGGCAGGACTGGGGCACTGCCACGGAGCCAGCGATAGGAGGGCCAGGATTTTTTCGGGTCAATGACTGCACAGGTGAGGTTAACAGCGCCATTCTCAGGGAGAAGACCAGATGGGGATTGGGTAACTGTAAGATAAGAAGAACAGGCTGAAGACCggagaaaaaaagtaacaaccTCGTAGAATCCCTGAGCTGAGactgggagaagcagcacaaggagccaatcaggtacACTGCAGTGtccatgtgctaacaaggaattTGGAGGAATTTGTAAGGAGATTATCagtctatttttttctcttttcacaggCCGGGGGAGGAGGGATGGGACCTGTAACTGTAGCTTAATTATAGCAGAAACTAAAACAGTTCCCTTGCCCTACCATGCTGGGCAGTGCTGAgatacagagctgtgtaatactCAGGACTGGATAGTgagaaatacaaatcctatgGCAGGAAAAGCTGCTTGCACAAATATATGCCAggagttccattttaaagttgaacttcagacataaaaacattaaatataaaggATATAAATCAACTTTGTATGCAGTAAATGTCTTAGCTAACCCAGATATTACCTTGCAGCTTTGACACCAACCCTTTGTTGCATAAAGTGCAGAGAGCatagctgtgggaggggcctagcaGCTCCCCCCACTACAGGCTGTCTGCAAGAAACTGCAGGAGGGGGCGGATGCAGGACCAGTCCTCCTGCACAAGGACAGAGAGCAGCAGGGCTGGTCTTtaatacaggaagctcctgcacagagaaACGATTTACATTGGATTGCTGCACAGgtctggaaaaaatacacaatctaCACAAAACATATTAAGGGTCAAAATGagctaataatgtattttaattattgttcaaacaaactccatgcaggcagGGTCCCTGATAGAAACTGAAGCCTGGACCCAGAGCTGCAGGGTGACTGCACTCAGCTTATGCAGTGTGTTTTTCCCACTTGCGTCTATTTTTTCCTCTCCTCACCCCTCTCTCCTTATTAACCTTTCCAGTTTCTCCCCATTACAGCTGAAACCATACTGATAACTTCTTTGACATATAGGAAATTGTGAAGCAACCCCCACCCTCCAACATCCTCCGCAGCCAGGGACCCCGGGTCCCCTGCAAATCTTTGATGTCTTGTTGCATAGTAGAGTTTCCGCAGTCCCCCTGCATGAGTCAGTGAAGCCCCCAACACACATCTGACAATAACAGGATGTGTGTGGGGGGAGAGCAGACATCTGTAGCTCCACGTCTTTTCTGATAAACACATCGGAGACTTGTGTAGCACCAACCTAGACCATGGTGATGTACTGCTAATGGTAAAGATGAGTGTTGAGGATGGTGGATGGGCTGGGTGGCTCAGTGTTTCCAGTGTAACCTAGATTCCCCCTTTGCTTCTTTCAGTATCGCATCAATCCAATACAATGCGAAATACATCCCACGGTAATGCACCCCTGCCCACTGAGCCAGCTGGCTGTCACAAACGTAGTGCGTGGGGCTGGGGACGTAACCGGTCGAAATTCTTGTGTCTATATATAACTTACTTAGGGGCAACCCTCCCAAAACTGATACTGAAGGGATGTGTCAGTATTCGCCACTGGCTGGAGAGTTTGTAAGCCACTTTACTTGGGTTCACATGTGCTGAGGTGGCCCGTTCTAAAATTAGTTGGTACTCATCACACATGACCTTTATAAGAATCATTCACTGTTGTGaactagaatgaaaaaaaatggcccAGCATTTTACATGCATCGCCATGTGTTGCAGTTATGCACATTCATTCTAATGAATCTGCACCGTCAGatcacatgcacatttttttcaggcGTCCTGATCTTGTTGAGCCAATTTAGCAGATGACCCATAGAGGACTCACCTTTCACAACCCTCAGTGTCACAACACAAACTTGTTTGCTGTCGCCGTACCGCGATATTCCCCGATATACACCAGCATCCTCCTCTTTCACATCTTTTATTTGCAGTGAAAACACTCCCCTCACGATTTCAGCTTGATTGACCACGGCCCGAGGAATGGCAGACTGAATCGTGTATATAATGCCGCTGGGGGTCATCCTGACCACCGACCTGTAttcaaaaacagcaataaaacaatacCAGAAATTGAATAAAGATTTAGGAGGAAAAAGACAAGAAGGATGGGATTTTTGGTTGCTTAAAATGTCATAAGGAAGCAATTGGAAAACTGCTCATAGTTATGAAGACCAATAACCAGACAAGGTTCAACTGAACTATAGATGTATCAAGGTGCACATATCAGGTAATAGTAGTTAGACTAGATGAATAAAAGGCGTAAAAAGATAAGCAAAGGTTGGGCTGTAGAAAACTGCAGTTGTCTCTGCGCCCCACGCGTTTCGCCATATGGCTTCCTCAGAAGAAGGTAGAGACTTAGAGATTTGGTGTCTtgttggaaagcttttataatttGGTTCAGATGATTCCTTTACCAATTacgtttctaagaagtatatgttttagtaattgtaataaaaggttttatgtcatgctagacttattttctgccataaagagacgctatctttccactttttctcttatggtTCAGATGattgaaaatacacaaagggAGTAAGTGATAAAGGTTTCCAATCAGGGGATCCTCGATGGTATGGGAAATGTCCATGTGTAAGCATGAAAATAGAGCAGGTTCAAGGCTTAGGTTAGTGGTGGTTCAGCAAAGGAATTCCAAATATAAGAGAGAGAAGGACAGAGGTTCGAACTTTAGTTATCAGCCCATCTTAAGATAAGATTtaggtggaactaaagtaaaaaaaaatcacacttacctttaatcccttaGATCCCTCGATGGCCCTGGAGCTTTCCATCATCTGGTCCCGCGCCGTGCTGGAATTCTTCGTCCCAGTGTGATGGAAatgctgggcgccaccatcttcctttgccacgtcacctgatctcgtactgcGCACTCCCcactaaggagaaaaaaaagagagccgatctcactgtgtatgcgtgagattggcatctctttccccttagtgaaaaaaatgaaaagagcaGCCAAGAGTGAGTTAATCAAGAATGAGAAATCAGTCTCTCCGGACCTGGTATTtaaatacttctaatttttacAGGAAGCAGCAGCCAGCGTTGATTGATTTTCATTCAGTATCATCAGTATGGAAGTGAATAGGTTGTAATAAATATGTTCTTTCTCTAATTAGTAAATGGCTGCAGGCCCAAGTCTGGCTGACGGATCGTTTTTGAATCAATGTTTTAGGCAGACTCGTTAGTACCTTGATATTTCTCATTTTAACAATTAGCTGATCTGTTGACAAGGGGTTTAAATAAATTAGGTCAAATAAATTTTATCTGTTCTGTAATAAACCGGATGTACCGGGGCGCTCACTATGGTGGTATATGGTGAATGAATCGTGAAGCTGAAGGTGAAGAACACCAAAGATGCACAAAACCAGATAGATAAtttaaaacaatgggcctgatttattaaaggctggagaagatacactttcattagtgaacctgagtgatcaagcaaacctgggatagattttatatttggtagcaattgttttcaatcctggaccagatccgtttcagattttggattttggatcactcagtttttttggatcactcaaAATTGTATAGTATCTTAAAACAATTAGTGATCGCTTTAGGCaatgaatacataaaaagcaTGTATGATGATTGCTATGGGGTACTACAACTCACACATGTAAGGTAAGTAACAAAATTTATTGCATTGGTCTAAAGTTCATTAAAGATTCTCAATAATCGTCACCGGAAATAATTGATTgttaaatgatcatttccagtgacagcagaacaaatgagcactgaacagacaatgctgttctgttctatggaaagcgGAGGgggaggcaccccactgtgtgCTCCCTATAGTTATATCAAAGGGACCATAGCACTCTGGTATTTAACGATCCAGCACAGCAGATTGCTAAACACTTTTGTAAGAATGATTATTTTGAGCGTGAAAATTCAGAGTCTCCAGGAGGCTTTGTTAAACCGTGAGATGATGCCTTCATAGTAATCTAAGGCTAAGACGCTTTTATACACCATTGTCTAGCAGCACACAGCTGCTCCTGAAGCCCTGGTTATCATAGAAATGTACAGAATCTgttgaaatcccttttttttgcaggtatttgAAAGCTGTGCAGTTGCAGTTTTTTGGAACCCCATTCAGGGTCTGCTGCTGATCACTTCTATAGACATGAATGAGAACCCATTCCAACCACATTAGCAAGTAGGTTACAAGTGTTGTGGAGGTCAGCAGGTGACCTGTGATCTTTTGCAACATTTGATAGGAGAACTGCAACCACTTAGCTAATGCTAAGCTAATGCAATCACTTCAGCTAATGCTAGTAAATGTTCGGTTGTCAACCACCAATCCAAATCTATCAAGACCCATTAAGGATTGTGGAAATGTGCACATCCACATCGTGGTGCAATTCActatagca includes these proteins:
- the LAG3 gene encoding lymphocyte activation gene 3 protein; amino-acid sequence: MYTGATCLFLLSALCTVSAVRVTGVLGGTVTLPCHMEPNLLKVGHHSKFPAASVHWMRYKRSVVRMTPSGIIYTIQSAIPRAVVNQAEIVRGVFSLQIKDVKEEDAGVYRGISRYGDSKQVCVVTLRVVKVTQSPSGLLPENGAVNLTCAVIDPKKSWPSYRWLRGSAPVLPFNRISKSGPTLNIHKLTREDQGEWTCEIDDVRASVTLRVLSMSGPPHLSLYASVGSQVELPCNVTEVSIEGSLSVQWSKATNPIKGDSQILTLSHVTQEDAGTYRCDVTYRDQRMTRHITLKLIQVFSLGHIFTKEGSSLRLVCNITGVAEGERYEWTSPLNSTVHQDKRRGAILDLPAVRREDSGTWVCSVYGKNGILGKAEHWLFVHAAQTSEFGSFSSWQIYVILLLCLVLILGLMLIAGISIKNRRRRLSHLAALAMLSSLPTPNPKKVPGDD